A window of Streptomyces sp. SAI-127 contains these coding sequences:
- a CDS encoding vWA domain-containing protein: MSNNEQYQGNLQYAVDIVLCIDATGSMYPVLDNVKSSALQFHDRLNDVMAKKGKAISQLRLKVIAFRDFGDDPSNAIEQTGFLRLPSQSGDFEDFVRGIDAGGGGDYPESGLEALALAINSPWETGLDRRRHVIVMFTDAPAHPLGTHSSVPSYPAAIPSSLDDLFEQWGYARSQTAVMEQSAKRLVLFAPDQAPWSDPIAEEWDLTLHFASKAGQGLEEFEMDEIIETIANSL, encoded by the coding sequence CAGTACCAGGGGAATCTGCAGTACGCCGTCGACATCGTGCTGTGCATCGACGCGACGGGCAGCATGTACCCGGTCCTCGACAACGTGAAGTCGAGCGCGCTCCAGTTCCACGACCGGCTCAACGACGTGATGGCCAAGAAGGGCAAGGCGATCAGCCAGCTGCGGCTGAAGGTCATCGCCTTCCGGGACTTCGGCGACGATCCCTCGAACGCCATCGAGCAGACCGGCTTCCTGCGACTGCCCTCGCAGTCCGGGGACTTCGAGGACTTCGTCCGCGGTATCGACGCCGGCGGCGGCGGTGACTACCCGGAGTCGGGTCTGGAAGCGCTCGCCCTGGCGATCAACTCGCCCTGGGAGACAGGCCTGGACCGCAGGCGCCACGTCATCGTGATGTTCACCGACGCCCCGGCCCACCCGCTGGGCACGCACTCCTCCGTGCCCTCGTACCCGGCGGCCATTCCCAGCAGCCTCGACGACCTGTTCGAGCAGTGGGGGTACGCCCGCAGCCAGACCGCGGTGATGGAGCAGTCCGCGAAGCGGCTCGTGCTGTTCGCGCCGGACCAGGCGCCTTGGTCCGACCCGATCGCCGAGGAGTGGGACCTCACCCTGCACTTCGCCTCCAAGGCCGGTCAGGGGCTGGAGGAGTTCGAGATGGACGAGATCATCGAGACGATCGCGAACAGCCTGTGA